One Ranitomeya variabilis isolate aRanVar5 chromosome 5, aRanVar5.hap1, whole genome shotgun sequence DNA window includes the following coding sequences:
- the LOC143773499 gene encoding uncharacterized protein LOC143773499, with product MASAGLRKELTCSICKDIYTDPVTLRCGHNFCRACIDGVQDTDGGYREYSCPECRATFHKWPPLQKNITLCNIVEDFLSTEPHQEEITGICCTYCVDSPVPAVRSCLLCEASLCDKHLRVHSKGPEHVITDPSTSLENRKCSVHKKILEYYCTEDAACICASCSLAGEHRGHRVEMLEEASEKKKEKLRNVLQKLITKRDKTEERVQSLVQCRRKAKKKASGEGKRANDWFTWIRRRVDILEKKVQSDIKRQEEQMSLSLSEVIQKLEIKKDELSRKIRDIEELCNMTDPLTVLEEPDTGHSSQMLSDLFGPCLQYCEVVPLVSTDCLRGASDLFGPCLGHGKVIGGHDGGDDTGGYGGGDEDTGGHDGDDKDTGRHDGGDEDTGGHDGGNELGCSLMDLFGHVQQSVEVPVVHDGGDEDTGGHDGGNELGCSLMDLFGHVQQSVEVPVVHDGGDEDTGGHDGGNKLGCSLMDLFGHVQQSVEVPVVHDGGDEDTGGHDGGNELGCSLMDLFGHVQQSVEVPVVHDGGDEDTGGHDGGNELGCSLMDLFGHVQQSVEVPVVHDGGDELGCSLMDLFGHVQQSAEVSVGHDGGDQGAELISHVSHT from the coding sequence ATGGCGTCTGCTGGTCTAAGAAAGGAGCTGACCTGCTCTATCTGTAAGGACATTTATACAGATCCTGTaaccctgagatgtggacacaacttctgccgggcCTGTATTGATGGAGTGCAGGATACAGATGGCGGGTATCGAGAATATTCCTGTCCTGAATGTAGAGCAACTTTTCACAAGTGGCCTCCACTACAGAAGAACATAACTCTGTGTAATATCGTGGAGGATTTCCTGTCTACTGAGCCACATCAGGAGGAGATCACtgggatctgctgcacttactgtgtggactctcctgtacctgctgttagatcctgtcttctgtgtgaggcttctctgtgtgataaacacCTGAGGGTTCACAGCAAAGGACCAGAACACGTCATCActgatcccagcacttctctggagaacaggaaatgttctgtccataagaagatcctggaatattactgcactGAGGACGCTGCTTGTATCTGTGCGTCCTGCAGTTTGGCCGGAGAACATCGGGGACACCGGGTGGAGATGCTGGAGGAGGCCTCtgagaagaagaaggagaaactGAGAAATGTTCTGCAGAAACTGATCACAAAGAGAGACAAGACTGAGGAAAGAGTCCAGAGTCTGGTGCAGTGCAGGAGAAAAGCTAAAAAAAAAGCATCTGGAGAAGGCAAGAGAGCCAATGACTGGTTTACATGGATCAGGAGACGGGTGGACATCCTGGAGAAGAAGGTCCAGAGTGATATCAAAAGGCAGGAAGAGCAGATGTCACTGTCACTGTCTGAAGTGATCCAGAAactggaaataaagaaggacgagctgtccaggaagataagggacattgaggagctgtgtaacatgacggatccactgactgtcttagAGGAGCCAGACACCGGTCACAGTTCACAAATGCTCAGTGACTTGTTTGGTCCTTGTTTGCAATATTGTGAGGTCGTACCGCTAGTATCCACTGACTGTCTTAGAGGAGCGAGTGACTTGTTTGGTCCTTGTTTGGGACATGGTAAGGTCatagggggacatgatggaggtgatgatacaGGAGGATATggtggaggtgatgaggacacaggaggacatgatggtgATGATAAGGACACAGgacgacatgatggaggtgatgaggacacaggaggacatgatggaggtaaTGAACTGGGATGCTCCCTTATGGACTTGTTTGGGCATGTGCAGCAGAGTGTTGAGGTCCCAGTggtacatgatggaggtgatgaggacacaggaggacatgatggaggtaaTGAACTGGGATGCTCCCTTATGGACTTGTTTGGGCATGTGCAGCAGAGTGTTGAGGTCCCAGTggtacatgatggaggtgatgaggacacaggaggacatgatggaggtaaTAAACTGGGATGCTCCCTTATGGACTTGTTTGGGCATGTGCAGCAGAGTGTTGAGGTCCCAGTggtacatgatggaggtgatgaggacacaggaggacatgatggaggtaaTGAACTGGGATGCTCCCTTATGGACTTGTTTGGGCATGTGCAGCAGAGTGTTGAGGTCCCAGTggtacatgatggaggtgatgaggacacaggaggacatgatggaggtaaTGAACTGGGATGCTCCCTTATGGACTTGTTTGGGCATGTGCAGCAGAGTGTTGAGGTCCCAGTggtacatgatggaggtgatgaactgGGATGCTCCCTTATGGACTTGTTTGGGCATGTGCAGCAGAGTGCTGAGGTCTCagtgggacatgatggaggtgatcagGGTGCGGAGCTGATCTCACACGTATCACACACATAA